A genomic stretch from Astatotilapia calliptera chromosome 4, fAstCal1.2, whole genome shotgun sequence includes:
- the unkl gene encoding putative E3 ubiquitin-protein ligase UNKL isoform X5: MPSVSKTAANASPQTEKPTHYTYLKEFRTEQCPLFLQHKCTQHRPFTCFHWHFLNQRRRRPIRRRDGTFNYSPDVYCTKYDETTGICPDGDDCPYLHRTTGDTERKYHLRYYKTGTCIHETDARGHCVKNGLHCAFAHGPHDLRPPVYDIREIQAQEALQNGQLGSGEGIPDLQPGVLASQAMIEKTLTEDPRWQDTTFVLANYKTDQCTKPPRLCRQGYACPHYHNSRDRRRNPRKFKYRSTPCPNVKHGDEWGEPSKCESGDSCQYCHSRTEQQFHPEIYRSTKCNDMRQTGYCPRGPFCAFAHVERIPSTEETMSSLLTAIQSSSQSQLSSQQYSECPVTEWNSGGNSTNSTASSNGQIGSIKNKGQVDQKMMDQEKQTQNTVFSVVNPLASSFTSSITSSLASSIGSDSSSPTTLSTMNAKATPFYPGSNTVESVIGSALDLNFSDINVASLDKELEDQDNSVGMAGQRVLSGSAPVNIPGSLARSSSFNSSSSLSTSPLSSLSQSLSQSLLSGTVSQQNQPSNMLAKQEHGLLGTPTSSSQNSLGLNGGASSIWDFVSGSFSPSPSPVFSSLTSTTTSADVARLFRELDEAKRKIKQFEEAWHQVKQACEACQKDAHEAKEQAKTAEAERQLAEQKWEETERKLKELQGDFDALCRTPGTPLLRSYGELDQLPLSKLHSIQSQLRNDLDLIDGVIYQLQSKKCIVCQKHDRCIVLQPCQHYVLCENCAPSKTECPYCRTKILKW, from the exons ATGCCGTCGGTTTCGAAAACGGCGGCCAATGCGTCTCCTCAAACCGAGAAACCTACCCACTATAC ATACTTGAAGGAGTTCAGGACAGAGCAGTGCCCGTTGTTCCTCCAGCACAAGTGTACGCAGCACAGACCCTTTACGTGCTTTCACTGGCATTTTCTCAACCAGCGACGAAGGCGACCCATACGAAGAAGGGACGGGACTTTCAACTACAGCCCCGACGTTTACTGCACCAAGTACGACGAGACCACAGGCATCTGCCCAGATGGCGATGA cTGTCCTTATTTACACCGGACCACTGGTGACACAGAGCGCAAGTACCATCTACGATATTACAAGACTGGCACTTGTATCCATGAGACAGATGCTCGAGGGCATTGTGTGAAGAATGGCCTCCACTGTGCTTTTGCTCATGGGCCACATGATCTCCGACCTCCAGTCTATGATATCAG AGAAATCCAAGCACAAGAGGCCCTCCAAAATGGACAGTTGGGATCTGGGGAAGGGATTCCTGATTTGCAGCCTGGTGTGCTAGCCAGCCAAGCTATGATTGAAAAAACTCTGACAGAAGATCCCCGGTGGCAAG ataccacttttgttttaGCCAATTATAAAACAGATCAGTGTACTAAGCCACCCAGACTATGCAGACAGGGCTATGCTTGCCCCCACTACCACAACAGTAGAGATCGGAGGAGAAATCCTCGAAAGTTCAAGTACAG GTCAACTCCTTGCCCTAATGTGAAGCACGGTGATGAATGGGGCGAGCCCTCAAAGTGTGAAAGTGGAGACAGTTGCCAGTATTGCCATTCTCGTACCGAACAGCAGTTTCATCCAGAG ATCTACAGATCCACCAAATGCAATGACATGCGCCAGACTGGATACTGTCCCAGAGGACCATTTTGTGCATTTGCACATGTAGAAA GAATTCCTTCTACAGAAGAGACCATGAGCTCATTGCTAACAGCGATACAGTCGAGTTCTCAGTCCCAGCTGAGCTCTCAGCAGTATTCAGAGTGTCCAGTCACTGAGTGGAACAGTGGAGGAAACTCCACCAACAGCACAGCCAGTAGCAATGGACAAATAGGAAGT ATTAAGAACAAGGGACAGGTGGATCAAAAAATGATGGACCAAGAAAAACAG ACACAAAATACTGTATTCTCTGTGGTGAACCCATTGGCATCAAGCTTTACCTCCAGTATAACATCAAGCTTGGCCTCTAGTATTGGTTCAGACAGTTCTTCACCCACCACCTTATCAACGATGAATGCAAAAGCCACTCCTTTCTATCCAGGGAGCAACACAGTGGAGTCTGTCATTG gatccGCACTGGACCTCAACTTTAGTGACATTAATGTTGCATCGCTTGATAAGGAGTTAGAGGATCAAGATAACAGTGTGGGAATGGCAG GTCAAAGGGTGCTAAGTGGATCTGCTCCTGTCAACATTCCTGGCTCATTGGCACGATCATCTTCTTTTAATTCTTCATCATCGCTCTCCACCTCCCCTCTAAGTTCTCTCTCCCAGTCGCTGTCACAGTCCCTGCTGTCTGGGACAGTATCTCAGCAAAATCAACCTTCAAACATGCTAGCCAAGCAAGAGCACGGCCTTCTGGGAACACCCACCTCCTCTTCCCAGAACTCTCTGG GCTTGAACGGAGGAGCTAGCAGCATTTGGGACTTTGTAAGTGGCAGCTTTTCACCCAGTCCatctccagttttcagcagcCTAACCTCCACAACCACCAGTGCTGATGTGGCCCGCCTTTTCAGAGAGCTGGATGAGGCCAAGAGGAAGATCAAACAATTTGAGGAGGCCTGGCATCAGGTGAAGCAA GCCTGTGAAGCTTGCCAGAAAGACGCTCATGAAGCAAAGGAGCAAGCAAAGACAGCAGAGGCAGAGCGGCAGCTGGCAGAACAGAAATGGGAAGAAACGGAGCGCAAGCTGAAAGAGCTCCAGGGGGACTTTGATGCGCTTTGTCGCACCCCTGGAACACCTCTTCTACGTAGCTATGGAGAGCTGGACCAGCTTCCCTTGTCTAAGCTTCACTCCATCCAGAGTCAGCTGCGTAATGACCTAGACCTTATAGATGGG GTAATATATCAGCTTCAGTCAAAGAAATGTATAGTTTGCCAAAAGCATGATCGTTGCATTGTTCTGCAGCCTTGCCAACATTATGTACTCTGTGAGAACTGTGCACCTAGTAAAACAGAATGTCCCTACTGTAGAACAAAAATATTGAAGTGGTGA